One region of Pleuronectes platessa chromosome 18, fPlePla1.1, whole genome shotgun sequence genomic DNA includes:
- the LOC128461692 gene encoding proline-rich protein 15-like protein: MTERIPWWKAFLTKKKPTGPKDASAPHVFDPDFDPFAQKDGSTGASRTTGDQPLSQHDSAKNSSMHSDDTYDDSRLESVFNEQTCRRNMKVSRSGRFKEKRRVRSSLPIQEKETQEHAASGREEKR; encoded by the coding sequence ATGACAGAGCGAATCCCCTGGTGGAAGGCATTCCTGACAAAGAAGAAGCCAACTGGCCCCAAGGATGCAAGTGCGCCCCACGTCTTCGACCCAGACTTTGACCCCTTTGCACAAAAAGATGGCTCCACAGGTGCCTCCAGGACCACCGGCGACCAGCCCCTGTCCCAGCACGACTCAGCCAAGAACTCCAGCATGCACAGTGACGACACCTATGACGACTCCCGCCTGGAATCCGTCTTCAACGAGCAGACGTGTCGCAGGAACATGAAGGTGTCTCGCTCGGGGCGAttcaaggagaagaggagggtgcGCTCCAGCCTTCCCATACAGGAGAAAGAGACACAAGAGCATGCAGCgtcagggagagaggaaaaacgGTGA